The following are from one region of the Polyangiaceae bacterium genome:
- a CDS encoding sulfatase-like hydrolase/transferase, producing the protein MSRWLVALTLVGVLGCDHAEPTASAAPSAAPPVTSVAKQTPLPDASRPDVGATRNHPLNVVLILIDSMRWDMPWNGYPRPIAPWLTGYEKTVVSYTRAYSISCTTARSVAPLMVGKYPSEMPRNGYFFTQYMPENLFLGERLRAAGRRALGVAAHAYFFPASGLAQGFDELFVLPGTVMNNPDEKNVTGERLTEAAKRILSRKVNVDQSDGKRFFAYLHYMDPHAPYVAYEDQPLWGHQPRDRYDQEIHYTDAQVAAFVRWAKRQPWGPDTAFIVSADHGESFGEHGHLKHGYEVWEELVRVPLFIDVPGGQARRIDVPRSHIDLAPTILELMGVAAKPPLRGTSLVPEVFGADPEPRPVIVDLTRDNLENRRRALIEGTDKLIATGDDEKWLLFDVVADPREKKDLTADRPRFKRMRERYFEVSKTIPLVEVRGDEPPLKDAPEGRRW; encoded by the coding sequence ATGAGTCGCTGGCTCGTCGCCCTCACGCTGGTCGGAGTGCTGGGCTGCGATCACGCGGAGCCCACGGCGAGCGCCGCACCCAGCGCAGCTCCGCCGGTGACGTCGGTCGCCAAGCAGACGCCGCTACCCGATGCTTCTCGGCCTGATGTCGGGGCAACGCGGAACCACCCTCTCAACGTGGTCCTGATCTTGATCGACAGTATGCGCTGGGACATGCCCTGGAACGGCTATCCACGTCCCATCGCGCCGTGGCTCACCGGCTACGAAAAGACCGTGGTCAGCTACACTCGCGCCTACTCCATCTCGTGCACCACGGCGCGCAGCGTCGCGCCGCTCATGGTCGGCAAGTACCCGAGCGAGATGCCGCGCAACGGCTACTTCTTCACTCAGTACATGCCCGAGAACCTGTTCTTGGGGGAACGGCTGCGCGCCGCGGGCCGTCGCGCGCTGGGCGTGGCGGCCCACGCGTACTTCTTCCCCGCCAGCGGCCTGGCGCAGGGTTTCGACGAGCTGTTCGTGCTGCCCGGAACGGTCATGAACAACCCGGACGAGAAGAACGTCACCGGCGAACGGCTCACCGAGGCCGCCAAGAGGATCCTGAGCCGCAAGGTCAACGTGGATCAGAGCGACGGGAAGCGGTTCTTCGCCTACCTCCACTACATGGATCCCCACGCGCCCTACGTGGCCTATGAAGACCAGCCGCTCTGGGGGCATCAACCGCGGGATCGCTACGACCAGGAGATCCACTACACCGACGCCCAGGTCGCGGCGTTCGTTCGCTGGGCCAAGCGTCAGCCTTGGGGTCCAGACACCGCCTTCATCGTCTCCGCGGATCACGGCGAGAGCTTCGGCGAGCATGGACACCTGAAGCACGGCTACGAGGTGTGGGAGGAGCTGGTTCGCGTTCCGCTGTTCATCGACGTACCAGGCGGCCAGGCGCGGCGCATCGACGTGCCTCGGAGCCACATCGACCTGGCACCCACGATCTTGGAGTTGATGGGCGTGGCGGCGAAACCACCGCTGCGCGGCACCAGCTTGGTGCCCGAGGTCTTCGGGGCGGATCCCGAGCCGCGGCCGGTGATCGTCGACCTCACCCGGGACAACCTCGAGAACCGACGGCGGGCCCTGATCGAGGGAACGGACAAGCTCATCGCCACCGGCGACGACGAGAAGTGGCTGCTCTTCGACGTGGTGGCGGATCCCCGGGAGAAGAAGGACCTCACCGCGGATCGCCCCCGCTTCAAGCGCATGCGCGAACGCTACTTCGAGGTGTCCAAGACGATTCCCCTGGTGGAAGTGCGGGGCGACGAACCACCCCTGAAGGACGCTCCGGAAGGCCGTCGCTGGTAG
- a CDS encoding L-seryl-tRNA(Sec) selenium transferase — protein sequence MPAVRHAREVQLGGVEVATVPQVLLEQLQEARVLLPRRGTDPQARATAGVLHDLFDGGHAALRSGIEQLVGAEGDEDDVRVVLVHRVLEQPLVAPAQRAGGHHAIDVVLATVRLQDGAQVVAHQRDHGIPDVEDALGLGGGHHAGIGLDGEGAVLLRLGSAGGGFGRNAGSRRRRGRRGSLGLLGVGGLARRGLLGTADGEEKREDRETHAGIFARKPHGGASLSRHSADRERCKLAAVELRKLPKVDRIVSAPQLSELSERVGRRVVTAIARDVIGRLRSEVKAGSSVPTDDEVVRRVAREVERRSRLGLGRVVNATGVVLHTNLGRAPLSRAALERIFELCGGYVSLELDVESGSRTRRGLSAEARMARLVGAEDALLVNNNAAAVLLALSTIAAGRDVIVSRGELVEIGGGFRIPEVLARSGARLVEVGTTNRTRVNDYARAIGASTACLLRVHPSNFRITGFAERPELSELAALARERELPLIKDLGGGLVVPLPEVASEAEREPSVQACLAAGVDLVCFSLDKLFGGPQGGVVAGSSRWVSLLREDPLARALRVDKLTLAALETVLDAYERDAASELPVFLLLRAPLEELRARAEAWRAALHPHPAEVISSVAAIGGGTLAEAPVESWALRVPCDDPEDASRRLRAALAPVLARIEDGAVVLDVRTVFPGEDGEVIRALQSAFGGGRSARSDGVS from the coding sequence ATGCCGGCCGTCCGCCATGCGCGGGAGGTTCAGCTTGGTGGAGTCGAAGTAGCGACAGTGCCCCAGGTTCTTCTTGAGCAGCTCCAAGAAGCCCGTGTCCTGCTTCCACGCCGGGGGACCGATCCACAGGCACGGGCGACCGCGGGTGTCCTCCACGATCTGTTTGATGGCGGGCACGCGGCGCTCCGGAGTGGGATCGAACAGCTCGTTGGAGCCGAGGGAGATGAGGATGACGTCCGGGTCGTACTTGTACATCGCGTCTTGGAGCAGCCGCTTGTTGCTCCAGCTCAGCGTGCTGGAGGACACCACGCTATCGATGTAGTACTTGCGACCGTCCGCCTGCAGGATGGGGCGCAGGTAGTTGCCCACCAGCGGGACCATGGAATCCCCGACGTGGAGGATGCGCTGGGCCTTGGCGGCGGGCACCACGCCGGCATCGGTCTCGATGGTGAGGGGGCCGTCCTTTTGCGGCTTGGGAGCGCTGGCGGCGGGTTTGGCCGAAACGCTGGCAGCCGGAGGCGGCGCGGACGCCGCGGGAGCCTCGGGCTCCTTGGCGTGGGCGGGCTTGCCCGGCGTGGACTCCTTGGAACAGCCGACGGTGAAGAGAAGCGCGAGGATCGCGAGACGCACGCTGGGATTTTCGCCCGAAAGCCGCATGGCGGGGCAAGCTTGTCACGTCACTCGGCGGACCGCGAGCGGTGTAAGCTCGCCGCCGTGGAGCTCCGAAAGCTGCCCAAGGTCGACCGCATCGTGAGCGCTCCTCAGCTCTCGGAGCTGTCGGAGCGGGTCGGACGCCGGGTGGTGACGGCGATCGCGCGGGACGTGATCGGCCGGCTCCGGAGCGAGGTGAAGGCGGGCAGCTCGGTGCCGACGGACGACGAGGTCGTGCGGCGCGTGGCTCGAGAAGTGGAACGGCGAAGCCGCCTCGGTCTGGGCCGCGTGGTCAACGCGACCGGTGTGGTGCTGCACACCAACCTGGGCAGGGCACCCCTCAGTCGCGCGGCGCTCGAGCGCATCTTCGAGCTGTGCGGCGGCTATGTGAGCTTGGAGCTCGACGTCGAGTCCGGCAGCCGCACCCGCCGCGGCCTGTCCGCCGAGGCGCGCATGGCGCGCTTGGTGGGCGCGGAGGACGCGCTGCTCGTGAACAACAACGCTGCCGCGGTGCTGCTCGCCCTGAGCACCATCGCGGCGGGGCGGGACGTGATCGTATCCCGTGGAGAGCTCGTCGAGATCGGCGGCGGCTTCCGCATTCCGGAGGTGCTGGCGCGCTCGGGCGCGCGCCTGGTGGAGGTGGGCACCACCAACCGAACGCGGGTGAACGACTACGCGCGCGCCATCGGAGCCAGCACAGCGTGTTTGCTCCGGGTGCACCCCAGCAACTTTCGCATCACCGGGTTCGCGGAGCGCCCCGAGCTGTCGGAGCTGGCGGCCCTCGCGCGGGAGCGCGAGCTGCCGTTGATCAAGGATCTGGGCGGAGGCCTGGTGGTCCCGCTGCCGGAGGTGGCGAGCGAGGCCGAGCGGGAGCCGAGCGTCCAGGCCTGCCTCGCGGCCGGTGTCGATCTGGTGTGCTTCAGTCTCGACAAGCTGTTCGGCGGTCCCCAGGGAGGCGTGGTCGCGGGCAGCTCCCGTTGGGTGAGCTTGCTCCGGGAGGATCCCCTCGCGCGCGCGCTTCGGGTCGACAAGCTCACGCTGGCAGCGCTCGAGACCGTGCTCGACGCCTACGAACGCGACGCTGCGAGCGAGCTCCCGGTTTTCCTGCTGCTTCGCGCACCGCTGGAGGAGCTTCGGGCTCGAGCCGAGGCTTGGCGGGCCGCGCTCCACCCGCATCCCGCCGAGGTCATTTCCAGTGTGGCGGCCATTGGTGGGGGAACGCTGGCGGAAGCCCCCGTGGAGTCTTGGGCACTTCGCGTCCCGTGTGACGACCCCGAGGACGCCAGTCGACGATTGCGCGCGGCGCTCGCTCCCGTGCTCGCTCGCATCGAAGACGGCGCTGTCGTGCTCGATGTGCGAACGGTGTTTCCCGGTGAGGACGGCGAGGTGATCCGAGCGCTCCAAAGCGCGTTTGGCGGGGGTCGAAGCGCTCGCTCAGACGGTGTAAGCTAG
- a CDS encoding 2-hydroxychromene-2-carboxylate isomerase, protein MKTIELFFDFSSPNAYFATLQLPAVAASAGATLVYRPFFLGGLFKLLEAPQTPGMSSPEKARASLRDLERWSDKHGVPFRWPSRFPMNTLKALRGVFVLGDLGIGERAYIEAVFRAYWAEDRDIADPQVLAEVVQGLSGDGSELLRLIEEPKVKDRLRVATEEARTRGVFGAPVIVVGDELFFGKDRLDFVADALRS, encoded by the coding sequence ATGAAGACCATCGAGCTGTTCTTCGACTTCTCTAGCCCCAACGCCTACTTCGCGACCCTGCAGCTGCCCGCGGTAGCTGCGAGTGCGGGCGCCACCTTGGTTTACCGGCCGTTCTTCCTGGGCGGACTCTTCAAGCTGCTCGAAGCGCCGCAGACTCCGGGCATGTCGAGCCCCGAGAAGGCGCGGGCCTCGCTGCGCGACCTGGAGCGCTGGAGCGACAAGCACGGCGTACCGTTTCGTTGGCCGTCGCGTTTTCCGATGAACACGCTCAAGGCGCTCCGCGGCGTGTTCGTCCTCGGCGACCTGGGCATCGGCGAGCGCGCGTACATCGAGGCCGTGTTTCGCGCCTACTGGGCCGAAGATCGCGACATCGCCGATCCCCAGGTGCTGGCAGAGGTGGTGCAGGGCCTCTCGGGGGACGGATCCGAGCTGCTCCGGCTCATCGAAGAGCCCAAGGTCAAGGACCGCCTCCGCGTCGCCACGGAGGAAGCTCGTACCCGCGGCGTGTTCGGCGCTCCCGTGATCGTGGTCGGGGACGAGCTGTTCTTCGGCAAGGACCGCCTGGATTTCGTGGCGGACGCGCTGCGGAGCTAG
- a CDS encoding insulinase family protein, with protein MKRALLFALVLGGCTHPQGPAAAPAAGAPPAARATPSADFRDHVPEPGPADAVRIPAPEVAKLENGLTLYVLRRPARVVSVRVLLRAGSNQDPAGKSGLAALTARLASEETKDHDSTGLAEAIESLGATLSRSTGRRSSELGLTVLPADVPRALSLLAEIVERPAFRPKTFERVRSEWLDGLTADRQRVERLSTLAGFRLLLGPRLGAPTDGSLDDVKKLTITDLRRFHDGHVTPAQAAVILVGDLDLSRARKAVDGAFGAWRARQAEASAPPAPPPAPESTQIVLVDRPGAVQSALFVAQPFPRLGQPGLEARELLSGAMGGLFTSRINKNLREEHAYTYGARSTVVESREFGAFIVSTSVQRDVTAPALSELLKELRAAPSDRPITLDELARARADRVSRLGAHLEHVDRMANDLSELFEEGLPDDWFQKRPEDIAAVTLSDIRSEAKRLDVAHLVVVVVGDAAAVRPALEKQFTVVSAAADLTK; from the coding sequence GTGAAGCGCGCGCTCCTCTTCGCGCTCGTGCTCGGCGGGTGCACCCATCCGCAGGGTCCCGCGGCGGCGCCGGCGGCTGGCGCGCCGCCGGCGGCGCGCGCCACGCCCAGCGCCGACTTTCGCGATCACGTTCCGGAACCGGGGCCCGCCGACGCCGTGCGCATTCCGGCCCCGGAGGTCGCCAAGCTCGAGAACGGGCTCACGCTGTACGTGCTCCGACGCCCCGCGCGCGTCGTGAGCGTGCGCGTCTTGCTGCGGGCCGGCTCGAACCAGGACCCTGCGGGCAAGAGCGGACTTGCCGCGCTCACGGCGCGGCTTGCCAGCGAGGAAACGAAGGATCACGACAGTACGGGGCTCGCGGAAGCCATCGAGTCATTGGGCGCGACCCTTTCGCGCAGCACCGGACGCCGGAGCTCCGAGCTCGGCTTGACGGTCCTGCCCGCCGACGTTCCGCGCGCCCTCTCCTTGCTCGCCGAGATCGTCGAGCGACCCGCGTTCCGCCCGAAGACCTTCGAACGCGTGCGCTCCGAGTGGCTCGACGGCCTCACCGCGGATCGACAGCGAGTCGAACGACTGTCGACCCTGGCTGGGTTCCGGCTGCTGCTCGGCCCGCGCCTGGGCGCGCCGACGGACGGCAGTCTCGACGACGTGAAGAAGCTGACCATCACGGACCTCCGACGCTTCCACGACGGCCACGTCACGCCGGCGCAGGCCGCCGTCATCCTGGTCGGCGATCTGGACCTGTCGCGAGCTCGAAAGGCCGTGGACGGCGCCTTTGGCGCGTGGCGCGCCCGGCAAGCCGAGGCGTCGGCGCCGCCGGCCCCGCCGCCGGCGCCGGAGAGCACGCAGATCGTGCTGGTGGACCGCCCGGGGGCGGTCCAGAGCGCGCTGTTCGTCGCACAGCCGTTTCCCCGGCTCGGTCAGCCGGGGCTGGAAGCGCGGGAGCTCTTGAGCGGGGCGATGGGCGGCCTGTTCACCTCCCGCATCAACAAGAACCTACGCGAGGAGCACGCCTACACCTACGGCGCGCGTTCCACGGTGGTCGAGAGCCGCGAGTTCGGAGCCTTCATCGTGTCCACCAGCGTGCAGCGGGACGTGACGGCGCCGGCCCTCTCGGAGCTCCTGAAAGAGCTGCGCGCCGCCCCCAGCGACCGCCCCATCACTTTGGACGAGCTCGCGCGGGCGAGGGCCGATCGCGTCAGCCGACTGGGAGCGCACCTCGAGCACGTGGATCGCATGGCGAACGATCTCTCGGAGCTGTTCGAGGAAGGACTCCCTGACGACTGGTTCCAGAAGCGTCCCGAGGACATCGCCGCAGTGACGCTTTCGGACATTCGAAGCGAGGCCAAGCGCCTCGACGTCGCCCACCTGGTCGTGGTGGTCGTCGGCGATGCCGCGGCCGTTCGCCCGGCGCTGGAGAAGCAGTTCACCGTGGTGTCCGCCGCCGCCGACCTCACGAAATAA
- a CDS encoding cation:proton antiporter: MDSVTLFLLSIAGIFLIGAVGEIIFQRTNIPDVIWLILAGILLGPVSGLVTKPRLNAIAPYFAAVTLVVVLFEGGTALRLRELRKAAPRSSALALLSFLASASMMAVVSMLAAWVGWLPASWTWTHGWLLGAILGGSSSIIVMPAMQQARVAPRVGNLVNLESALTDAFCVVSTVAIIDVMVKGNTGAAGPAVALLRSFGIGLAIGLVAGLIWLLLLKFLQDSEHAYPVTLSALLILYVVIDKMGGSAALGILAVAVILGNAPSLSKKIGLVERAQLDTSVRGFHRQMAFIIKSFFFVFIGAMLAGPISLLLLGAILGGLLFAARIPATRIATIASGLTSDEKNLVTVAMPRGMAAGVLATLPVSAGIAGTDSLPVVVFACVLVTILVFALGFPVIKRGMQPVDPEPMSEELSVPAPAVMAAALAPWRRRQHPWPRRHPWRRRHPWRPRRQRRRRSPRCRRRRSPSPNPSRSIRARRSLVAFRRPSRSPSRPRRDPRRTNNRKRKIRRCSGTRSPRARAIPTPADQAAGLLSTPLSSMPLRRRTSSWL; the protein is encoded by the coding sequence ATGGACTCCGTCACCCTCTTTCTGCTTTCGATCGCGGGCATCTTTCTGATCGGCGCGGTGGGGGAGATCATCTTCCAGCGCACGAACATCCCGGACGTGATCTGGCTGATTCTCGCCGGCATCCTGCTCGGTCCCGTCAGCGGCTTGGTGACGAAGCCGAGACTCAACGCCATCGCGCCGTACTTCGCGGCGGTCACGCTGGTGGTCGTGCTGTTCGAGGGCGGCACGGCGCTACGCTTGCGCGAGCTGCGCAAGGCCGCCCCACGCTCGAGCGCGCTCGCGCTGCTGTCGTTCTTGGCGTCCGCGTCCATGATGGCGGTGGTCAGCATGCTGGCCGCCTGGGTTGGCTGGCTGCCGGCCAGCTGGACCTGGACCCACGGCTGGCTTTTGGGGGCCATTTTGGGCGGCTCGAGCTCCATCATCGTGATGCCCGCGATGCAGCAGGCGCGGGTCGCGCCCCGCGTCGGTAACCTCGTGAACCTGGAGTCGGCCCTCACCGACGCGTTCTGCGTCGTCAGCACCGTCGCCATCATCGACGTGATGGTGAAGGGCAACACGGGCGCCGCCGGCCCCGCGGTGGCATTGCTGCGCTCCTTCGGCATCGGTCTCGCCATCGGCTTGGTCGCCGGCCTGATCTGGCTGCTGCTGCTCAAGTTCCTACAGGACAGCGAGCACGCCTACCCCGTCACCCTTTCCGCGCTGCTGATCTTGTACGTCGTGATCGACAAGATGGGCGGCAGTGCAGCCCTCGGCATCCTGGCGGTGGCGGTGATCTTGGGGAACGCCCCGTCGCTGTCCAAGAAGATCGGCCTGGTAGAGCGCGCCCAGCTCGATACCTCCGTGCGCGGTTTCCATCGCCAGATGGCGTTCATCATCAAGTCCTTCTTCTTCGTGTTCATCGGCGCCATGCTGGCGGGGCCCATCTCGCTGCTGCTGTTGGGCGCCATCTTGGGTGGCTTGCTCTTCGCAGCCCGGATTCCCGCCACGCGCATCGCGACCATCGCGAGCGGTCTCACCTCCGACGAGAAGAACCTGGTCACCGTCGCCATGCCGCGCGGCATGGCCGCCGGCGTGCTGGCGACGCTGCCGGTGTCGGCAGGCATTGCGGGCACCGATTCGTTGCCCGTCGTGGTGTTCGCTTGCGTGCTGGTGACCATCCTGGTGTTCGCCCTCGGCTTCCCGGTGATCAAACGCGGCATGCAGCCCGTGGATCCAGAACCGATGTCGGAGGAGCTGAGCGTGCCGGCCCCTGCCGTGATGGCGGCGGCGCTGGCCCCGTGGCGGCGGCGCCAGCACCCGTGGCCACGCCGGCACCCGTGGCGGCGCCGGCACCCGTGGCGCCCCAGGCGCCAGCGCCGACGCCGGTCGCCCCGCTGCCGGCGGCGCCGGAGCCCGTCACCCAACCCGTCGCGCAGTATCCGGGCGCGCCGATCCCTGGTGGCGTTCCGACGACCCAGCCGATCCCCCAGCAGACCGCGTCGGGATCCGCGCCGAACCAACAACAGGAAGCGGAAAATCAGACGCTGCTCGGGCACCCGCTCCCCCCGGGCCCGCGCGATCCCAACGCCGGCTGATCAAGCCGCGGGCTTGCTCTCCACGCCGCTCTCGTCGATGCCGCTACGGCGCCGCACCAGCTCCTGGCTGTAG
- a CDS encoding insulinase family protein, producing MKLARLVLALTASLVVLGHAPLPARADASALPPPPEIRFEKYQLDNGLEVILHRDSSLPLVAVNLWYHVGPANEPKGRSGFAHLFEHLMFEGSKHVGHRFDALLEAAGATNVNGTTSWDRTNYFETVPARYLELALWIESDRMGFLLDSLTKERLDVQRGVVKNERRQSYENAPYGKSSLALLDGLYPEGHPYHGAVIGSMKDLDAASMDDVRAFYTAFYAPSNATLTLAGDFEPKRARELIQKYFGPLRKRDKPAAGARTPTPPLAAARHVEVPETVELAKVAFGYITPPAYSKDDAALDVTAAVLAGGKATRLYRELVVKKRIASDVDASLDSNQLASTFEVSAMVAGKHDAKELEAGLSSVLEELGKSGPTPAELSRAKRRLLVDLYDNLQLLNGPGGESGRAGLLQRFNHYLGDPGGLPRYVRALENVSAADVARVVQTHLGAGHRLVVTTVPTKEKP from the coding sequence GTGAAGCTCGCTCGTCTAGTTCTCGCTCTGACCGCATCACTGGTCGTCCTCGGGCACGCGCCCCTGCCGGCTCGCGCGGACGCGTCCGCGCTGCCGCCGCCTCCCGAAATTCGGTTCGAGAAGTATCAGCTCGACAACGGCCTGGAGGTCATCCTCCACCGCGACAGCTCCCTACCGTTGGTCGCGGTCAACCTCTGGTACCACGTGGGACCGGCCAACGAGCCCAAGGGCCGCTCCGGTTTCGCCCACCTCTTCGAGCATCTGATGTTCGAAGGCTCGAAGCACGTGGGGCATCGCTTCGATGCGCTGCTGGAGGCAGCGGGAGCGACCAACGTGAACGGTACGACCAGCTGGGATCGGACCAACTACTTCGAGACCGTCCCCGCCCGCTACCTCGAGCTGGCGCTCTGGATCGAGAGCGATCGCATGGGGTTCTTGCTCGACAGCTTGACCAAGGAGCGGCTCGACGTTCAGCGAGGGGTGGTCAAGAACGAACGCCGGCAGAGCTACGAGAACGCCCCCTACGGCAAGAGCAGCTTGGCGCTGCTGGACGGTCTGTATCCCGAGGGGCACCCGTATCACGGTGCGGTGATCGGCTCGATGAAGGACCTGGATGCCGCCAGCATGGACGACGTTCGGGCGTTCTACACGGCGTTCTATGCACCCTCCAACGCCACCCTCACGTTGGCGGGAGACTTCGAGCCGAAGCGCGCAAGGGAGCTGATCCAGAAGTACTTCGGGCCGCTCCGCAAGCGTGACAAGCCGGCCGCCGGCGCGCGCACCCCCACGCCTCCGCTGGCCGCGGCGCGGCACGTGGAGGTGCCGGAGACCGTAGAGCTCGCCAAGGTGGCCTTCGGCTACATCACACCGCCGGCCTATTCGAAGGACGACGCCGCGCTGGACGTCACCGCAGCCGTACTGGCGGGCGGCAAGGCCACGCGGCTCTATCGCGAGCTGGTGGTCAAGAAGCGGATCGCCAGTGACGTGGACGCCAGCCTCGACTCGAACCAGCTGGCGAGCACGTTCGAGGTGAGCGCCATGGTGGCCGGCAAGCACGACGCCAAGGAGCTCGAAGCGGGGCTGAGCTCCGTCCTCGAAGAGCTCGGCAAGAGCGGGCCCACCCCCGCCGAGCTGTCTCGAGCGAAGCGGCGCTTGCTGGTGGATCTGTACGACAACCTTCAGCTCCTCAACGGCCCCGGCGGCGAATCCGGTCGCGCTGGCCTGTTGCAGCGATTCAATCACTACCTGGGCGATCCCGGAGGCCTGCCACGCTACGTGCGTGCCCTCGAGAACGTCTCCGCAGCAGATGTAGCGCGGGTCGTCCAAACGCATCTCGGCGCTGGACACCGCTTGGTGGTCACCACAGTGCCCACCAAGGAGAAACCGTGA
- a CDS encoding MFS transporter, which translates to MLAARHLDLWAHELRARGAGHYTICSSGHEANVVLGRLTGPNDPSLLHYRSGALVVERARALPSVDAVRDIALSLVASSDEPTSGGRHKVFGSKPLGIIPKTSTIGSHLPRAVGLAFGLERRPRLGLAAESPRDAIAVASFGDASLNHSTTLGALNAAGWVLHQRLTLPLLLVCEDNGLGISVRTPEGWIETRLRALPHVAYFSAPGWDLAATFRAAQAAVTHVRQKRTAAALHLSCVRLLGHAGSDVDTGYRPPAEIAAAEERDPLVCAALSLVDGGAMTAKEVLELDAAVGERVAREAERAVTRPRLGSRAEVMDAIVSPTLSHVPQRQPNSAPLTLAQGINAALAEGLEHHPEMLIFGEDVAKKGGVYGITKGLLAKGGPARVFNTLLDEQTILGIALGTANLGLLPVPEIQYLAYLHNAEDQLRGEAATMQFFSARQWDNPMVVRIPGLAYQKGFGGHFHNDNSIAVLRDVPGIVVMVPARGDDALELYRAAFALARQARRVVVVVEPIALYHTRDLHSEGDTLWTASGTGQAAAFGKPRVYDAEAPDLTIATYGNGVLMSLRAARRLSEERGARVRVLDLRFLAPLPVEEVLDHARQTGALLVVDECRRSAGVSEALATAALEHAPGVRFARVTGADCFIPLGDAANLVLLNEDEIFAAAEDLLTLTRNLRRRAQ; encoded by the coding sequence ATGCTCGCGGCGCGTCACCTCGACTTGTGGGCTCACGAGCTGCGAGCGCGCGGCGCGGGGCACTACACCATCTGCAGCTCGGGTCACGAAGCGAACGTGGTGCTGGGACGCCTCACGGGGCCGAACGATCCCAGCCTGCTGCACTACCGGAGTGGAGCCCTGGTGGTCGAGCGCGCGCGGGCGCTGCCCAGCGTCGACGCCGTCCGAGACATCGCGCTCTCTTTGGTCGCCTCCAGCGATGAGCCGACCAGCGGCGGACGGCACAAGGTGTTCGGCAGCAAACCGCTGGGCATCATTCCCAAGACCAGCACCATTGGCTCGCACCTGCCCCGCGCCGTGGGCTTGGCGTTCGGCCTCGAGCGGCGGCCCCGGCTGGGCCTGGCCGCAGAATCCCCCCGCGATGCGATCGCCGTCGCGTCCTTCGGCGACGCGAGTCTGAACCACAGCACCACTTTGGGAGCGCTCAACGCCGCCGGCTGGGTGCTGCACCAGCGCCTCACGCTGCCGCTCCTCTTGGTGTGCGAGGACAACGGTCTGGGCATCAGCGTGCGCACTCCGGAAGGCTGGATCGAGACGCGGCTCCGAGCGCTGCCCCACGTGGCATACTTCTCGGCTCCCGGCTGGGATCTCGCGGCCACTTTCCGGGCGGCGCAGGCGGCCGTGACGCACGTGCGCCAGAAGCGCACGGCGGCGGCGCTGCATCTTTCGTGCGTGCGCCTCCTCGGCCACGCGGGGAGCGACGTCGACACCGGCTATCGGCCACCCGCGGAGATCGCCGCCGCGGAGGAGAGGGACCCGCTGGTGTGCGCCGCCCTTTCCCTGGTGGACGGCGGGGCGATGACCGCGAAAGAAGTGCTCGAGCTCGACGCCGCCGTCGGCGAGCGCGTGGCGCGCGAGGCAGAACGCGCCGTCACGCGCCCGCGCCTCGGATCCCGCGCGGAGGTGATGGACGCCATCGTGAGCCCGACCCTCTCGCACGTACCGCAACGCCAGCCGAACAGCGCACCGCTGACTCTGGCCCAGGGCATCAATGCGGCCCTCGCAGAGGGGCTCGAGCATCACCCGGAGATGTTGATCTTCGGCGAGGACGTGGCGAAGAAGGGCGGCGTGTACGGGATCACCAAGGGCCTCTTGGCCAAGGGTGGCCCGGCGCGCGTGTTCAACACCCTGCTCGACGAACAGACCATCCTGGGCATCGCCCTCGGCACCGCAAACCTGGGACTCTTGCCGGTTCCGGAGATCCAGTACCTCGCCTACCTGCACAACGCGGAAGACCAACTGCGCGGCGAGGCTGCCACGATGCAGTTCTTTTCCGCACGGCAGTGGGATAACCCCATGGTGGTGCGCATCCCCGGGCTGGCGTACCAAAAGGGCTTCGGCGGGCACTTCCACAACGACAACTCCATCGCGGTGCTGCGGGACGTTCCCGGCATCGTGGTGATGGTGCCCGCCCGCGGAGACGACGCCCTGGAGCTGTACCGCGCGGCGTTCGCGCTGGCGCGCCAAGCGCGGCGCGTAGTGGTCGTGGTGGAGCCCATCGCGCTCTACCACACGCGAGATCTCCACTCCGAGGGAGACACGCTGTGGACCGCGTCCGGCACGGGCCAAGCCGCCGCCTTCGGCAAGCCGCGAGTGTACGACGCCGAGGCGCCGGATCTCACGATCGCGACCTACGGCAACGGCGTGCTGATGAGCCTGCGCGCCGCGCGGCGGCTTTCGGAGGAGCGCGGCGCCCGGGTGCGGGTGCTCGATCTGCGCTTCCTCGCTCCCCTTCCAGTGGAAGAGGTGCTCGACCACGCACGACAGACCGGCGCTCTCCTGGTGGTGGACGAATGTCGGCGGAGCGCGGGCGTCTCCGAGGCGCTCGCCACCGCCGCGCTAGAGCATGCGCCCGGCGTTCGTTTTGCCCGGGTGACGGGCGCCGACTGCTTCATCCCCCTGGGAGACGCCGCGAACTTGGTACTGCTGAACGAAGACGAGATCTTCGCGGCGGCGGAAGATCTACTGACCTTGACCCGTAACCTCCGGAGGCGCGCCCAATGA